In Artemia franciscana unplaced genomic scaffold, ASM3288406v1 Scaffold_2900, whole genome shotgun sequence, a single genomic region encodes these proteins:
- the LOC136043084 gene encoding profilin-like codes for MSTWNNYVESELLSKGISDGAIIGTDGTVWGKSKTFPATAAELKVFISKFEDLEALAESGIIMGGTKYFYLSSDHDVIRASKGKASLHAMKLKKLYIIALYNNQEFPTPKAANTVEKLGNYLAQYGH; via the coding sequence atGTCTACATggaataattatgttgaaagtgAATTGTTATCTAAAGGCATTTCAGATGGAGCTATTATTGGTACTGACGGAACAGTTTGGGGAAAATCTAAGACATTTCCTGCCACTGCAGCTGAATTGAAAGtgtttatctcaaaattcgAGGATTTGGAAGCTCTTGCTGAAAGCGGTATTATAATGGGaggaacaaaatatttttacctttCGAGTGACCATGATGTTATTCGAGCTTCTAAGGGGAAAGCTAGTCTTCATGCaatgaagctgaaaaaattatacataataGCTTTGTATAATAACCAGGAGTTTCCGACACCTAAAGCTGCAAatacagttgaaaaacttggtAATTATTTAGCTCAATATGGGCATTGA